Part of the Calditrichota bacterium genome, GGAGCGTGGCCAACAGCTGGGCATCGGCTTCCCCCTCAGCCGCGTCGCCACGGCGGTGTTCCAGGGTTCTCAGCAGCGTATGGAAGCGGGCCAGTCCCTGACCCGCAGCACTGACGGCCTCGTCGCTGTAGTCCAGCGGCGAACGATAATGACTACTGAGCACGAAGAAGCGCAGTTCCTCGCCCGAGTGCTTGGTGAGGGCCTGTTTGATGGTAGTAAAATTGCCCAGCGATTTGCTCATCTTTACGCCATTGACCAGCACCATGTTGTTGTGGAGCCAGTAGCGAACAAACGGCTTGCCCGTCGCCGCTTCGCTCTGGGCGATTTCGCACTCGTGATGGGGGAATGAATTCTCCAAGCCGCCGCCGTGAATGTCAAGGGTCTCGCCAAGGTACTTCATGGCCATGGCCGAGCATTCCACGTGCCAGCCGGGGAAGCCCCACCCCCATGGACTGGGCCAGCGCATGATATGTGCGGGCTCGGCCTTCTTCCACAGCGCAAAATCCGCCGGATGCTTCTTGTCGGGACTCACTTCCACGCGCGCGCCCGCCTCTTGCTCATCCACCGACCGCCCGGAAAGCTTGCCATAGGCAGGGAACTTGGTCACATCGAAGTACACCGAGCCGTTGACCTCGTAGGCATAGCCCTTGGCGATCAAGGTCTTGACAAGCTCGATCTGCTCGGGGATATGCCCAGAGGCGCGCGGCGAAATATCGGGCCGGACGACATTGAGCGCATCCATGTCCTCGAAGTAACTGCGCGTGTATCGTTCGACCAGCTCCATGGGCTCGACACGTTCGCGCGCTGCACCCTTCAATATGCGGTCCTCACCCGTGTCCAGGAGGTGGCCAACGTCGGTGATGTTCTGCACATAGCGCACCCGGTAGC contains:
- a CDS encoding cysteine--tRNA ligase; the encoded protein is MALKFYNTLTKRKEEFVPLHEGRVGIYVCGPTVYDHAHIGHAKSYVSFDVIVRYLRYLGYRVRYVQNITDVGHLLDTGEDRILKGAARERVEPMELVERYTRSYFEDMDALNVVRPDISPRASGHIPEQIELVKTLIAKGYAYEVNGSVYFDVTKFPAYGKLSGRSVDEQEAGARVEVSPDKKHPADFALWKKAEPAHIMRWPSPWGWGFPGWHVECSAMAMKYLGETLDIHGGGLENSFPHHECEIAQSEAATGKPFVRYWLHNNMVLVNGVKMSKSLGNFTTIKQALTKHSGEELRFFVLSSHYRSPLDYSDEAVSAAGQGLARFHTLLRTLEHRRGDAAEGEADAQLLATL